A genomic segment from Drosophila willistoni isolate 14030-0811.24 chromosome 2L unlocalized genomic scaffold, UCI_dwil_1.1 Seg168, whole genome shotgun sequence encodes:
- the LOC6641029 gene encoding gamma-tubulin complex component 2 homolog: MKSTLSDNGDGKATTDYKDPLSGGDRIGMPKKSSHHSSTSSLPSMSFHNMDPKERSWIFESVGGYFAPAEDLSKLSPTRQEKLLMRDLIYAFSGVPSTHISADIKVEEIADLSPEEMTKIRFKIDDGFTSVFRTLANELLPMIGHYISVQGFIDLSKMTPRYERTCLALANSMDNIMQQYHDLQSNLETELSENKLDLQKLVQQIRPWLPTMEIFATIAVDVRHLKLSSSQLLSMLEDRYQEQKSKSKSDVKERLGQMLEYTSRNYMKMVQQWTQKGMVNDATQEFFIEDLNPATGSCWYSYWKTRYCLHTNRLPNFLLQQAEIILLAGKYFNILRQCNVTITPMNTLLTYSPKDMTHLEIIRNSYELPAKKLKDYLFKDHQLVMHLRNLRDFCLLQENKFANDLLESSRQYMKNKVYQLKSDKMDGFLEKILEFLDDDFGVFLEMQLKNIDVMTQLNGMEPSNGGNENFAIDPLDFHNSNGYEALALHYEVNWPVSLVINSQRLEQVQLLHRVIFFLLYVKGELEAMKPIANSRSYRLRERMLKSILSVEQYMTMDIIQPQWVELIATVNRASNIDEVLSAFKRTLDQCVQLCLFAGVVYVRSIFTLGTICLNYCDSLSSEPGCHEFNRCVAEYDENFESMLVGILDLVREFAKTVVKCGKDNDRVSESSRQLLLRLESIDKDLEAKSFC, translated from the coding sequence atgaaatcCACTTTAAGTGACAATGGCGATGGAAAAGCTACGACAGATTATAAGGATCCATTGTCTGGAGGCGATAGAATTGGAATGCCAAAGAAAAGTTCTCATCACAGTAGTACGTCATCATTGCCATCGATGAGCTTTCACAATATGGATCCCAAGGAAAGATCCTGGATATTTGAGAGTGTCGGCGGCTATTTTGCACCCGCCGAGGATCTCAGTAAACTTTCACCAACGCGGCAAGAGAAATTGCTAATGCGGGATTTAATTTACGCTTTCTCTGGTGTTCCTTCAACTCACATTAGCGCCGACATTAAGGTCGAAGAGATTGCCGACCTATCGCCCGAAGAGATGACCAAGATACGCTTCAAAATTGACGATGGTTTCACTAGTGTGTTTCGCACTCTTGCCAATGAATTACTACCCATGATCGGTCACTATATCAGTGTGCAGGGTTTCATTGACTTGAGTAAGATGACTCCGCGTTATGAACGAACTTGTTTGGCCTTGGCCAATTCAATGGATAATATCATGCAACAGTATCATGatttgcaatcaaatttggagACGGAATTAAGTGAGAACAAGCTCGATTTGCAGAAATTAGTTCAGCAAATTCGTCCCTGGTTGCCTACTATGGAGATTTTTGCGACTATTGCTGTCGATGTGCGTCACCTGAAACTGAGTAGCTCCCAATTGCTATCCATGCTAGAAGATCGCTATCAAGAACAGAAATCTAAATCAAAATCGGATGTAAAAGAGCGTTTAGGTCAAATGCTGGAATACACTTCGCGTAACTATATGAAAATGGTTCAACAGTGGACACAAAAAGGCATGGTAAATGATGCGACACAAGAGTTCTTCATTGAGGATTTGAATCCGGCAACGGGCAGTTGTTGGTATTCATATTGGAAAACACGTTATTGTCTACACACGAATCGTTTGCCCAATTTCCTGTTACAACAGGCTGAAATTATTTTATTGGCtggcaaatatttcaatatactTCGCCAATGCAATGTGACTATAACACCAATGAATACTTTACTCACCTATTCACCCAAGGATATGACTCATCTTGAAATAATACGCAACAGCTATGAACTGCCGGCCAAAAAGTTAAAGGATTATCTCTTCAAGGATCACCAATTGGTAATGCATTTGCGTAACCTTCGTGACTTTTGTCTATtgcaagaaaataaatttgccAACGATTTATTGGAAAGCAGTCGGCAGTATATGAAGAATAAAGTCTATCAATTGAAATCAGATAAAATGGATggatttttggaaaaaattctTGAATTTTTAGACGACGATTTCGGCGTATTTTTGGAAATGCAGCTAAAGAATATCGATGTAATGACACAGTTAAACGGAATGGAGCCCTCAAACGGTGGCAATGAAAATTTCGCCATTGATCCTTTAGATTTTCACAATTCAAATGGCTATGAAGCATTGGCTTTGCACTATGAAGTCAATTGGCCAGTTAGCCTGGTCATAAATTCACAGCGTTTGGAGCAGGTACAATTGTTGCATAGAGTAATATTCTTTTTGCTTTATGTAAAAGGCGAATTGGAAGCGATGAAGCCAATTGCAAATAGTCGCTCATATCGTTTGCGTGAACGTATGCTGAAGAGCATTCTCAGTGTGGAACAATACATGACCATGGATATTATTCAGCCTCAATGGGTGGAACTTATTGCGACTGTGAATCGAGCATCAAATATTGACGAAGTGCTCTCAGCATTTAAGCGTACCTTGGATCAGTGTGTGCAATTGTGTCTGTTTGCCGGAGTCGTCTATGTGCGTTCCATTTTCACTTTAGGTACCATTTGTCTCAACTACTGTGACTCGTTGTCAAGTGAGCCGGGCTGCCATGAGTTCAATCGCTGTGTGGCCGAGTACGATGAGAATTTTGAAAGTATGTTGGTTGGAATTTTGGATTTAGTACGTGAATTTGCCAAGACGGTCGTCAAGTGTGGTAAAGATAATGATAGAGTTTCAGAGTCTAGCAGACAGCTGTTGCTTCGCCTTGAGAGCATTGACAAGGATTTGGAAGCAAAGAGTTTTTGTTGA